The following proteins are co-located in the Hydrogenophaga sp. RAC07 genome:
- the ugpE gene encoding sn-glycerol-3-phosphate ABC transporter permease UgpE, whose protein sequence is MIEKRPGLTVLSHVVLILGVLIVGFPLYITLVGSTQTSEQIAQSFPMSLVPGNNMLETYRTALFGGETEAGSRIPAAAPMMWVSLVSALVITIGKIAISLLSAFAIVYFRFPMRNLVFWMIFVTLMLPVEVRIGPTYEVVANLGMLNTYAGLTVPLIASATATFLFRQFFLTVPDELVEAARMDGAGPMRFFKDVLLPLSKTSIAALFVIQFIYGWNQYLWPLLVTTEESMYPVVMGIKRLISGDSYTEWNVVMATAILAMLPPALVVIFMQRWFVKGLVDTEK, encoded by the coding sequence ATGATCGAAAAACGCCCCGGCCTCACGGTCCTGTCCCACGTCGTTCTCATCCTCGGCGTGCTCATCGTCGGCTTCCCGCTCTACATCACCCTGGTCGGCTCCACGCAGACCTCGGAGCAGATTGCCCAGTCTTTCCCCATGTCGCTGGTGCCCGGCAACAACATGCTGGAAACCTACCGCACCGCGCTCTTCGGTGGCGAAACGGAAGCCGGCAGCCGCATTCCCGCGGCTGCGCCCATGATGTGGGTCAGTCTGGTGAGCGCGCTGGTGATCACCATCGGCAAGATCGCCATCTCGCTGCTCTCGGCCTTTGCCATCGTGTATTTCCGCTTCCCGATGCGTAACCTGGTGTTCTGGATGATCTTCGTGACCCTGATGCTGCCGGTGGAAGTGCGCATCGGTCCAACCTACGAGGTGGTGGCCAACCTGGGCATGCTCAACACCTACGCCGGTTTGACGGTGCCGCTCATTGCGTCGGCCACCGCCACCTTCCTGTTCCGGCAGTTTTTCCTGACCGTGCCCGATGAGCTGGTGGAGGCGGCGCGCATGGACGGCGCGGGCCCCATGCGCTTCTTCAAGGATGTGCTGCTGCCGCTGTCCAAGACCTCGATCGCCGCGCTGTTCGTGATCCAGTTCATCTACGGCTGGAACCAGTACCTGTGGCCGCTGCTGGTGACCACGGAAGAATCCATGTACCCGGTGGTCATGGGCATCAAGCGGCTCATTTCGGGGGATTCGTACACCGAATGGAACGTGGTGATGGCCACCGCCATCCTGGCCATGCTGCCGCCGGCGCTGGTCGTGATCTTCATGCAACGCTGGTTCGTCAAGGGCCTGGTAGACACCGAAAAGTAA
- the ugpB gene encoding sn-glycerol-3-phosphate ABC transporter substrate-binding protein UgpB, whose protein sequence is MKKRFLPLTGALALAALISGPAHAQTEIQWWHSMGGALGEWVNDLAKDYNASQTQYKIVPTFKGSYDESMTAAIAAFRSGNAPHILQVFEVGTATMMASKGAIVPVGKVMQDAGVAFNPAAYVPAVAGYYTAPNGQMLSFPFNSSTPVFHYNKDAFKAAGMDPENPPKTWPEVALAAGKLKAAGHKCPFTTSWVSWTQLESFSAWHNTEFATKGNGMRGIDARLTFNTPLHVRHIENLANMAKTGLFVYKGRGNAADATFVSGECAMTTGSSALYGNIKRNSKFASGIGTLPYYPDVAGAPQNTVIGGASLWVMSGKKADEYKGVAQFFAHLSKPAEAAKSHQRTGYLPVTLESFKLTDTSGFYKQNPGTDVSVTQMIRKTTDKSRGIRLGNFVQIRTINDEELEQVWAGKKTAKEALDAAVKRGNEQLERFEKANKS, encoded by the coding sequence ATGAAAAAGCGATTCCTCCCCCTGACCGGCGCGCTGGCACTGGCCGCCCTGATCAGCGGCCCGGCCCACGCACAAACCGAGATCCAGTGGTGGCATTCCATGGGCGGCGCCCTGGGTGAGTGGGTGAACGACCTGGCTAAGGACTACAACGCCAGCCAGACGCAATACAAGATCGTTCCAACGTTCAAGGGCAGCTACGACGAGTCCATGACCGCGGCCATTGCGGCCTTCCGCTCGGGCAACGCGCCCCACATCCTCCAGGTGTTTGAAGTGGGCACCGCCACCATGATGGCCAGCAAGGGCGCCATCGTGCCGGTGGGCAAGGTCATGCAGGACGCCGGCGTGGCGTTCAACCCGGCGGCCTATGTGCCGGCGGTGGCGGGTTACTACACGGCTCCCAACGGCCAGATGTTGAGCTTCCCCTTCAACAGCTCCACCCCCGTTTTCCACTACAACAAGGACGCGTTCAAGGCGGCGGGCATGGACCCGGAGAACCCACCCAAGACCTGGCCTGAAGTGGCGCTGGCCGCCGGCAAGCTCAAGGCCGCAGGCCACAAGTGCCCCTTCACCACCAGCTGGGTGAGCTGGACGCAGCTGGAGAGCTTCTCGGCCTGGCACAACACCGAGTTCGCCACCAAGGGCAACGGCATGCGCGGCATCGACGCCCGCCTGACCTTCAACACGCCATTGCATGTGCGCCACATCGAGAACCTGGCCAACATGGCCAAGACCGGCCTCTTCGTCTACAAAGGCCGTGGCAATGCAGCAGACGCCACCTTCGTCTCGGGCGAGTGCGCCATGACAACCGGATCGTCCGCGCTGTACGGCAACATCAAGCGCAACAGCAAGTTCGCCTCCGGCATTGGCACCCTGCCCTACTACCCTGACGTGGCCGGCGCACCGCAGAACACGGTGATTGGTGGCGCGAGCCTGTGGGTGATGTCGGGCAAGAAGGCGGACGAGTACAAGGGCGTGGCCCAGTTCTTCGCCCACCTGTCCAAGCCGGCTGAAGCCGCCAAGAGCCACCAGCGCACCGGTTACCTGCCGGTGACCCTGGAGTCGTTCAAGCTGACCGACACCAGCGGCTTCTACAAGCAGAACCCAGGCACCGACGTGTCGGTCACGCAGATGATCCGCAAGACCACCGACAAGTCACGCGGCATCCGCCTGGGCAATTTCGTGCAGATCCGCACCATCAACGACGAAGAACTGGAGCAGGTCTGGGCTGGCAAGAAGACGGCCAAGGAAGCCCTGGACGCCGCCGTGAAACGCGGCAACGAGCAGCTGGAACGCTTCGAAAAAGCCAACAAGTCCTGA
- the ugpA gene encoding sn-glycerol-3-phosphate ABC transporter permease UgpA translates to MEKRVRFKSSWLPWALIAPQMTIVLVFFFWPAAQALYQSLLTQDPFGLSTEFVGLENFRRLWADDTYLASFTTTAVFSLLVAVIGLSIALLLAVYADRVLKGSGVYKTLLIWPYAVAPVVAGVLWLFMFASPMGVVAYYLRAVGIEWNHLLDADHAMTLIVAAAVWKQISYNFLFFLAGLQSIPKSLIEAAAIDGAGPWRRFWSIVFPLLSPTTFFLLVINIVYAFFDTFGIVDATTQGGPGKDTAILVYKVYYDGFKALDMGGSAAQSVVLMVVVITLTVIQFRFVEKKVQY, encoded by the coding sequence ATGGAAAAACGTGTTCGGTTCAAGTCCTCGTGGCTGCCCTGGGCGCTGATCGCGCCGCAGATGACCATCGTGCTGGTGTTCTTTTTCTGGCCCGCCGCCCAGGCGCTGTACCAGAGCCTGTTGACCCAGGATCCCTTTGGCCTGTCCACCGAGTTCGTGGGCCTGGAGAATTTCCGGCGTCTGTGGGCCGACGACACCTACCTCGCCTCCTTTACCACCACCGCGGTGTTTTCGCTCCTGGTGGCCGTGATCGGTCTGTCGATTGCCCTGCTGCTGGCCGTGTACGCCGACCGCGTGCTCAAGGGTTCGGGCGTCTACAAGACGCTGCTGATCTGGCCCTACGCCGTGGCGCCCGTGGTGGCCGGCGTGTTGTGGTTGTTCATGTTCGCCTCGCCCATGGGCGTGGTGGCTTACTACCTGCGCGCGGTGGGCATCGAGTGGAACCACCTGCTCGACGCCGACCACGCCATGACCCTGATCGTGGCGGCTGCCGTGTGGAAGCAGATCTCCTACAACTTCCTGTTCTTCCTGGCCGGCCTGCAGTCGATTCCCAAATCGTTGATTGAAGCCGCCGCCATCGACGGTGCGGGCCCGTGGCGCCGCTTCTGGTCCATCGTGTTCCCGCTGCTCTCGCCTACCACCTTCTTCCTGCTGGTGATCAACATCGTCTACGCCTTCTTCGACACCTTCGGCATCGTCGACGCCACCACGCAGGGTGGCCCGGGCAAGGACACGGCCATCCTGGTCTACAAGGTCTACTACGACGGCTTCAAGGCGCTCGACATGGGCGGCTCGGCCGCGCAGTCGGTGGTGCTCATGGTGGTGGTCATCACGCTCACGGTGATCCAGTTCCGCTTCGTCGAGAAAAAGGTGCAGTACTGA